Proteins found in one Sporosarcina sp. FSL K6-3457 genomic segment:
- a CDS encoding gamma carbonic anhydrase translates to MIYPFKDKTPVIDPSVFIADFTTITGDVTIGPESTIWFNTVIRGDVSPTIIGRKVNIQDLCCLHQSPQFPLILEDEVTIGHQVTLHSCTVKKGALIGMGSIVLDGAEIGEGAFIGAGSLVPPGKKIPANSLAFGSPVKVVRDLNEDDRKDMERIVREYAEKGQYYKGLQK, encoded by the coding sequence ATGATTTACCCATTTAAAGATAAAACACCAGTGATTGATCCATCCGTTTTCATCGCAGATTTTACAACGATTACAGGCGATGTCACGATTGGACCCGAATCGACAATTTGGTTCAATACGGTCATTCGCGGTGACGTATCGCCTACCATTATCGGACGTAAAGTGAACATTCAAGACCTATGCTGCCTTCACCAAAGCCCACAGTTTCCGCTTATTTTGGAGGATGAAGTGACAATTGGTCATCAGGTCACGCTACATAGCTGTACGGTTAAAAAGGGCGCATTGATTGGCATGGGTTCTATCGTTTTAGACGGGGCCGAAATTGGCGAAGGCGCATTTATCGGGGCAGGCAGTTTAGTTCCACCCGGCAAGAAGATTCCAGCGAATTCACTGGCGTTCGGTTCACCTGTCAAAGTTGTGCGCGATCTGAACGAGGATGATCGTAAGGATATGGAGCGTATTGTGCGTGAGTATGCTGAAAAAGGGCAGTATTATAAAGGGTTGCAGAAATGA
- a CDS encoding antitoxin VbhA family protein — MKENSRLERKKQVQFAVGMAAIDGGKPSAFTQNLLNQYENGQVSSSQLKQAIIEKYARDLQ, encoded by the coding sequence ATGAAAGAAAATTCACGCCTAGAACGTAAAAAGCAAGTACAATTCGCAGTTGGAATGGCAGCCATCGACGGAGGAAAACCGAGTGCATTTACACAAAACCTCTTAAACCAATACGAAAATGGTCAAGTATCATCCAGCCAATTGAAACAGGCGATTATTGAAAAATATGCAAGGGATTTACAGTGA